GCGTCGACTACTACACCCGGCTCGAACAGGGCCGGGAGCGCAACCCGTCCTCGTCGGTGCTGGCCGCCGTGGCCCGTGCGCTCGACCTCGGGCCGGATGCCCACGACCATCTCTTCCGGCTGGCCGGGCTCGCACCTGGCAGTACGCCGACCCCCGCCCGACCGCAGGTCGGGCAGAGCCTGCGGGAACTACTCGACGCCTGGCCGGACACCCCGGCCGTGGTCATCGACCGGCGACTCGACCTGCTGGCCGGCAACGCGCTGGCCGACGCGTTCTACGCGGACTTCGCCGAGGCGGACAACCTCGTCCGGATGGCCTTCCTCGACCCTGCCGGCACGACGTTCTTCGCCGACTGGCGTCGTACCGCCGAGGCGTGTGTGGCGAACCTGCGTCTGGCCCTCGGCCACGACCCGCACGACCGGCGGGCGCGGGAGCTGGTCGAGGAGATGGGTGCCGCGAGCCCAGAGTTCCGCAGGTTGTGGGGGCGGCACGACGTGCAGGGCAAGACGCACGAGGCGAAGACGTTCCGGCACAGCGCGGTGGGCGAGCTGACGCTGTCGTACCACGCGTTCGACGTACGGGACGCGCCCGGCCAGCAGTTGATCGTGTACCGGGCCGAGCCGCACAGCCGCAGCGCCGAGGCACTGCGGCTGCTGGGCACCCTGGCCGCCAGCCGCT
Above is a window of Verrucosispora sp. NA02020 DNA encoding:
- a CDS encoding helix-turn-helix domain-containing protein; this translates as MPTTALGAFLTARRARLTPGDVGLVSSGTRRVAGLRREEVAVLAGVSVDYYTRLEQGRERNPSSSVLAAVARALDLGPDAHDHLFRLAGLAPGSTPTPARPQVGQSLRELLDAWPDTPAVVIDRRLDLLAGNALADAFYADFAEADNLVRMAFLDPAGTTFFADWRRTAEACVANLRLALGHDPHDRRARELVEEMGAASPEFRRLWGRHDVQGKTHEAKTFRHSAVGELTLSYHAFDVRDAPGQQLIVYRAEPHSRSAEALRLLGTLAASRWLR